The sequence GGTTGGGCAGCGGTGGTGAAGCACGCCCGGCAGGCTCTTGCGGGTATGCCGGACGAGACCGTACTCGCTGGTGTGTCCATGGGGACAAGCGTCGTGGCACATCTCTGGCCCGAGCGTCCCGCCACCACGGGCGTTCTCCTCCTGCACGCCGCCGTAGACCTCCCCGTCTCCGTTCGCCCCGGTCTGCGGGTTCAGTTGCACGCCGCTGAGCCGGATGACTTCGCACCGCCCGAGCGGGTTGCCGCTCTCTGCCAGGCGGCACGAGAGGCCGGCGTCGATGTGGAAGTCTTCCGCTACCCGGGCGTTGGCCACTTCTACATCGACGGTGAACTCCCTGACCACGATCCTGCGGCGGCCGAGCTGACCTGGCGCAGAGTGCTGGATTTCCTCAACCCGTTCGGCAGTAACTCGAAGGTGCAGGTCACAGCCACTCATTGATGGCTGCGATGACGACGGTCGCCTCGTAGCGGACCGCTAGCTTGTCGTATCGCGTAGCGATGGCGCGGTGCCTCTTGAGGCGGTTGATCCCGCACTCGACCGCATGGCGCTCGCGGTAGTCGACCGGATCGTAACGCGGCGGTCGCCCGCCGCGGGAGCCGAGGCCGCCGCAGCAATCCGCCTCCGGCTCCGCCAATGATCCGCCGGACAGAACCTAGTGGATCGTCTCGGATCCTTGGTCGGGATCTCTGTAAGCTGCCGACTGGCCCCGTGGCCACCATTGTGGATATGCGCTTGCGGGATGGAGGGCTGGCGCGTGGCGGAGAAAGCTGTGCGGAACTCGGTGTCGTTGGGCGTGTTCCTCGCTGTGGCAGCTCACCCCAAGGTGCCGTTCAGCGTCGTCGAACTGGCCGGTCGAGGCATCACCGCGGACGCGGCTGCGAGCCGTTGGGTACTTGAGGTCGGGAAACCCTCGCTGGACGGCTTCGCACTGGCCGACAAGCTCATCGACTCCGGCGAGCGGGAGGACCAACTCGTCGAACTGTGGCAGGAGTATGAAACCGGTGAGGTCAACGCGGCGGCCTTCGAGACCCGGCTCGCGGAAATCGTCGCAGCCATGGAGAAGTGGCCTTCGGCCCCGGAGGGGCCTGTCGAGGACTTCTCAAGCCGCCTTCGCCGGGTACTGGGTCCAGGCATGGATGGGTGAGTCGGGAGCGAAGACCGTCTTCGGTTCGGCGCGGGCGTTACGCCAACGCATGTAGGCGGCGATCGAGGCGTTCTGCTCACCGTGGTTGCGGTGGTCCGTGCCGTTGAGAGCGAAGTAGCGCAGGGCGGCGAACTCGGCCTCGATCCAGTTCAGCCACGACCCGTAGGTCGGCAGGAAGACCAGCTCGACGTCGTTGGCCGTGGCCCAGGCGCGGACGTTCGGGTGCTTGTGCGGGGAGAAGTTGTCCAGCACGACATACAACTTCTCGCCGGGCCAGCGGGCGCGCAGTGACTTGAGTAGGGACAGGAACTCATGCCACCGCTTGCGCGGCTGGATCCGGTAGTACATCTTGCCGGTGGCCAGGTCGAGGGCGGCGAGCATGTGCATCACTCCGTCGTAGCGGTTGTAGGTGGCCCGCAGGCGGCGCGGTGAGCGGAGCGGACGCCATGCCTTGCCCTTGCGGGGCGTCAGGTTCAGCGGGCCGAACTCGTCCACACACACCACGCGGCCATCACTTGGCGGGGTGTCGTACAGGGCCAGGACCCGGCGCATCTTGGCTATGAAATGGGGGTCGTTCGAGGAGATCGGCCTGGCCTGCCTGGACCCTCAGTGGGCGGGGGCCGTTCCCGCCTGCTCAGTCCTGACGACGAGGACTTCGTCGTCCAGACGGCCACCACCCACCCAACCAAGCTCGGCCAGCCCTTCACTCGCTGGTCCATCCGCAAGCTCGCCGCCTACCTCCCGAAGGTGCACGGCCGCCTGATCAGGATCGGCCGCGAGGCGTTACGGTGCCTGCTCGCCCGTCGCGGGGTCACCTTCCAGCGCACGAAGACCTGGAAGGAGTCCCCGGACCCGGAGCGCGACGCCAAGCTGGACCGCATCGAGGAGGTCCTGGAGCGTTTCCCGGACCGAGTGTTCGATGAGTACGGCTCGCTCGGTATCCGACTGACGGGCGGTTCCTGCTGGGCCGAGCAGGGTCGTCCGGAGCGCCATCCCGCGACCTACCACCGCACCCACGGGGTGCGCTACTTCCACGGCTGCTACTCGGTTGGCGACGACAACCTGTGGGGCGTCAACCGGCGCAAGAAGGGTGCCGCGAACACGCTGGCCGCGCTGCGGTCGATCCGTGCGGCCCGGCCGGACGGCGCCCCGATATACGTGATCCTGGACAACCTGTCCGCCCACAAGAGCGACATCATCCGGCGCTGGGCGAAGAAGAATCGGGTCGAGCTGTGCTTCACTCCGACCTACGCGTCATGGGCCAACCCGATCGAGGCGCACTTCGGGCCGCTGCTGCAGTGCACGATCGCCAACTTCAACCACCTCAACCACACGGTCCAGCCCCGGGCCCTGCACGCTACCTGCGCTGGCGCAACGCCAACGCCCGTTACCCCGACGTGCTGGCCGCCCAGCGCAGGGAGCGGGCCCGTGTCCGCAGCGAGAAGGGCCTCCGTTGGGGCGGAAGCCCACTTGCCGCGGCGGCCTGACTACCGACCTGTGAGCTCAGCTACGAAGCCGACAGGTTGGCGCAGACCCGGTGGAATGCAGACAGCGGATCCGGCGCGCGAGTGACCGTGCGGCCTACGACTATATGTGAGGCTCCGTCCGCGACGGCGGCCCGCGGTGTGCCGGGGCGGGCATGGTCGATAGCAGACTCGCCGGCCAAGGCAACTCCGGGGGTGACGATCAGGGCATCATTTCCCAACGTCCGTTGCAAGGCTGCGACTTCCTGCGGTGAGGCCATCACGCCGTGGCATCCGGCCCGCTTGGCCAGGCTGGCCAAACGCAGCACTTGGCCCTCGGTGGGGCCGGCAACGCCGATGTCGACGAGGTCGGCGTCGGTCATGCTCGTGACGACGGTGAGGGCAAGGACCCGAAGGTCGGGATAGTCGCGAGCCGCATCGACCGCGGCGGCCATGATCCCCGTCCCGCCCATACTGTGCACAGTCACCATAGAGACGCCGAGTGCGCCTGCCGCGCGGACTGCACCGGCGACAGAGTTCGGGATCTCGAAGAGCTTGAGGTCCAGGAACACCTCGTTGCCCCGGGCGACGAGGTGTTCCACGAACTGGGGCCCGACCGCGGTGAGGAGTTCCAGGCCGACCTTGTAGAAGCGGCACTCGTCACCGAGTTGATCAACGACAGCTTGAGCGGCG is a genomic window of Streptomyces sp. NBC_00708 containing:
- a CDS encoding dienelactone hydrolase family protein → MAHIVLFHSVLGLRSAEILAAGRLRRAGHEVITPDLFSGETAFTLDEGFRLVDRIGWAAVVKHARQALAGMPDETVLAGVSMGTSVVAHLWPERPATTGVLLLHAAVDLPVSVRPGLRVQLHAAEPDDFAPPERVAALCQAAREAGVDVEVFRYPGVGHFYIDGELPDHDPAAAELTWRRVLDFLNPFGSNSKVQVTATH
- a CDS encoding CesT family type III secretion system chaperone; this translates as MAEKAVRNSVSLGVFLAVAAHPKVPFSVVELAGRGITADAAASRWVLEVGKPSLDGFALADKLIDSGEREDQLVELWQEYETGEVNAAAFETRLAEIVAAMEKWPSAPEGPVEDFSSRLRRVLGPGMDG
- a CDS encoding IS630 family transposase → MRRVLALYDTPPSDGRVVCVDEFGPLNLTPRKGKAWRPLRSPRRLRATYNRYDGVMHMLAALDLATGKMYYRIQPRKRWHEFLSLLKSLRARWPGEKLYVVLDNFSPHKHPNVRAWATANDVELVFLPTYGSWLNWIEAEFAALRYFALNGTDHRNHGEQNASIAAYMRWRNARAEPKTVFAPDSPIHAWTQYPAKAA
- the pyrF gene encoding orotidine-5'-phosphate decarboxylase, which translates into the protein MEPTRQIIVALDCDNLSAAQAVVDQLGDECRFYKVGLELLTAVGPQFVEHLVARGNEVFLDLKLFEIPNSVAGAVRAAGALGVSMVTVHSMGGTGIMAAAVDAARDYPDLRVLALTVVTSMTDADLVDIGVAGPTEGQVLRLASLAKRAGCHGVMASPQEVAALQRTLGNDALIVTPGVALAGESAIDHARPGTPRAAVADGASHIVVGRTVTRAPDPLSAFHRVCANLSAS